A genomic stretch from Mycobacterium paraterrae includes:
- a CDS encoding DUF2834 domain-containing protein: protein MVSLLTHAILGIAVITWIVTSNRQVFSRVGEGGLFSPLEALYYVIGVASVILGWYFNIRFVQEYSHGSTNPLWGQHGSWAEYIRLMFTNPAASSASQDYTIANVVLLPLFTVVDGYRRGLRRPWLYFVSSLFTSFAFAFAFYFATIERQHRQAAVQGQALIPSR, encoded by the coding sequence ATGGTCTCGCTTCTCACTCACGCGATCCTCGGTATCGCGGTCATCACCTGGATCGTCACGTCCAACCGTCAGGTCTTCTCCCGCGTCGGCGAGGGTGGGCTGTTCTCACCGTTGGAGGCGCTGTACTACGTGATCGGCGTCGCGTCGGTCATCTTGGGCTGGTACTTCAATATCCGCTTCGTGCAGGAGTATTCACACGGCTCGACCAACCCGCTGTGGGGTCAGCACGGGAGTTGGGCCGAGTACATCCGGCTGATGTTCACCAACCCGGCCGCGAGCTCGGCGAGCCAGGACTACACGATCGCCAATGTTGTTCTGCTGCCGCTGTTTACGGTCGTCGACGGTTACCGCCGTGGGCTGCGGCGGCCATGGCTGTATTTCGTGTCGAGCTTGTTCACCAGCTTCGCATTCGCATTCGCGTTCTACTTCGCGACCATCGAGCGCCAACACCGCCAAGCAGCAGTCCAGGGTCAGGCGCTGATCCCGTCGCGGTAG